One genomic region from Prionailurus bengalensis isolate Pbe53 chromosome C1, Fcat_Pben_1.1_paternal_pri, whole genome shotgun sequence encodes:
- the FAM167B gene encoding protein FAM167B, which yields MSLGPLKFQPVGEENEEDEEGESLDSVKALTAKLQLQTRRPSYLEWTARVQSQAWHRTQPRPALGGPGTLCGFDSMDSALDWLRQELREMQAQDRQLAGQLLRLRAQLHRLKVDQACHLHQELLDEAELDLELEPGAGLALAPPLRHLGLTRMNISARRFTLC from the exons ATGTCCCTGGGGCCACTGAAATTCCAGCCAGtaggtgaagaaaatgaagaggatgaggagggagagagcctgGACTCCGTGAAGGCACTGACGGCCAAGCTACAGCTGCAGACACGACGGCCCTCATATCTGGAGTGGACAGCCCGGGTGCAGAGCCAGGCCTGGCACAGGACCCAACCCAGACCCGCACTGGGGGGCCCTGGGACCCTCTGCGGCTTCGACTCAATGGACTCTGCCCTAGATTGGCTCAGACAGGAGCTG CGGGAGATGCAGGCTCAGGACCGGCAGCTGGCAGGACAGCTGCTTCGGCTGCGGGCCCAGCTGCACCGGCTGAAGGTGGACCAAGCCTGTCACCTGCACCAAGAGCTGCTGGACGAGGCCGAGCTGGACCTGGAGCTGGAGCCGGGGGCCGGCCTTGCCTTGGCCCCGCCGCTGCGGCACCTCGGCCTCACGCGCATGAACATCAGCGCGCGACGCTTCACCCTCTGCTGA
- the LCK gene encoding tyrosine-protein kinase Lck isoform X1, which translates to MGDGGLTISGTMGCSCSSNPEDDWMENIDVCENCHYPIVPLDGKATLPMRNGSDVRDPLVTYEGSNPPASPLQDNLVIALHSYEPSHDGDLGFEKGEQLRILEQSGEWWKAQSLTTGQEGFIPFNFVAKANSLEPEPWFFKNLSRKDAERQLLAPGNTHGSFLIRESESTAGSFSLSVRDFDQNQGEVVKHYKIRNLDKGGFYISPRITFPGLHELVRHYTNASDGLCTRLSRPCQTQKPQKPWWEDEWEVPRETLKLVERLGAGQFGEVWMGYYNGHTKVAVKSLKQGSMSPDAFLAEANLMKQLQHQRLVRLYAVVTQEPIYIITEYMENGSLVDFLKTPPGIKLTINKLLDMAAQIAEGMAFIEERNYIHRDLRAANILVSDTLSCKIADFGLARLIEDNEYTAREGAKFPIKWTAPEAINYGTFTIKSDVWSFGILLTEIVTHGRIPYPGMTNPEVIQNLERGYRMVRPDNCPEELYHLMMLCWKERPEERPTFDYLRSVLEDFFTATEGQYQPQP; encoded by the exons ATGGGGGATGGGGGCCTGACAATCTCAG GGACCATGGGCTGTAGCTGCAGCTCAAACCCTGAAGATGACTGGATGGAAAACATCGATGTGTGTGAGAACTGCCATTACCCGATAGTCCCACTGGATGGCAAGGCCACG CTGCCCATGCGGAATGGCTCTGATGTGAGGGATCCACTAGTTACCTACGAAGGCTCCAATCCCCCAGCCTCACCATTGCAAG ACAACCTGGTTATCGCTCTGCACAGCTATGAGCCCTCTCACGATGGAGACCTGGGCTTCGAGAAGGGTGAACAGCTCCGTATCCTGGAGCA GAGCGGCGAGTGGTGGAAGGCGCAGTCCCTGACCACGGGCCAGGAAGGTTTCATCCCCTTCAACTTCGTGGCCAAAGCGAACAGCCTGGAGCCCGAACC CTGGTTCTTCAAGAACCTGAGCCGCAAGGACGCGGAACGGCAGCTCCTGGCGCCCGGGAACACGCACGGCTCCTTCCTGATCCGGGAGAGCGAGAGCACCGCGG GATCGTTTTCACTGTCCGTGCGGGACTTCGACCAGAACCAGGGAGAGGTGGTGAAACATTACAAGATCCGTAACCTGGACAAAGGCGGCTTCTACATCTCCCCCCGCATCACTTTTCCTGGCCTGCACGAGCTGGTCCGCCATTACACCA ATGCTTCGGACGGGCTGTGCACGCGGTTGAGTCGCCCCTGCCAGACCCAGAAGCCCCAGAAGCCTTGGTGGGAGGACGAGTGGGAGGTTCCCAGGGAGACGCTGAAGCTGGTGGAGCGGCTGGGGGCTGGCCAGTTCGGGGAGGTGTGGATGG gaTACTACAACGGGCACACAAAGGTGGCAGTgaagagcctgaagcagggcagCATGTCCCCCGACGCCTTCCTGGCCGAGGCCAACCTCATGAAGCAGCTACAACACCAGAGGCTGGTCCGGCTCTACGCGGTggtcacccaggagcccatcTACATCATCACGGAATACATGGAGAATG GGAGCCTGGTAGATTTCCTCAAGACCCCTCCAGGCATCAAGTTGACCATCAACAAACTCTTGGACATGGCAGCCCAA ATTGCAGAGGGCATGGCATTCATTGAAGAACGGAATTACATCCACCGTGACCTGAGGGCTGCCAACATCCTGGTGTCGGACACCCTGAGCTGCAAGATTGCAGACTTTGGCCTAGCACGCCTCATTGAGGACAATGAGTACACAGCCAGGGAGG ggGCCAAGTTTCCCATTAAGTGGACAGCACCAGAAGCCATTAACTACGGGACATTCACCATCAAGTCGGACGTGTGGTCTTTTGGGATCCTACTGACGGAGATTGTCACCCATGGCCGCATCCCTTACCCAG GGATGACCAATCCTGAGGTGATTCAGAACCTGGAGCGAGGCTACCGCATGGTGCGACCTGACAACTGCCCAGAGGAGCTATACCACCTCATGATGCTGTGCTGGAAGGAGCGGCCAGAGGAACGGCCCACCTTTGACTACCTGCGCAGCGTGCTGGAGGACTTCTTCACGGCCACAGAGGGCCAGTACCAGCCCCAGCCCTGA
- the LCK gene encoding tyrosine-protein kinase Lck isoform X2 codes for MGCSCSSNPEDDWMENIDVCENCHYPIVPLDGKATLPMRNGSDVRDPLVTYEGSNPPASPLQDNLVIALHSYEPSHDGDLGFEKGEQLRILEQSGEWWKAQSLTTGQEGFIPFNFVAKANSLEPEPWFFKNLSRKDAERQLLAPGNTHGSFLIRESESTAGSFSLSVRDFDQNQGEVVKHYKIRNLDKGGFYISPRITFPGLHELVRHYTNASDGLCTRLSRPCQTQKPQKPWWEDEWEVPRETLKLVERLGAGQFGEVWMGYYNGHTKVAVKSLKQGSMSPDAFLAEANLMKQLQHQRLVRLYAVVTQEPIYIITEYMENGSLVDFLKTPPGIKLTINKLLDMAAQIAEGMAFIEERNYIHRDLRAANILVSDTLSCKIADFGLARLIEDNEYTAREGAKFPIKWTAPEAINYGTFTIKSDVWSFGILLTEIVTHGRIPYPGMTNPEVIQNLERGYRMVRPDNCPEELYHLMMLCWKERPEERPTFDYLRSVLEDFFTATEGQYQPQP; via the exons ATGGGCTGTAGCTGCAGCTCAAACCCTGAAGATGACTGGATGGAAAACATCGATGTGTGTGAGAACTGCCATTACCCGATAGTCCCACTGGATGGCAAGGCCACG CTGCCCATGCGGAATGGCTCTGATGTGAGGGATCCACTAGTTACCTACGAAGGCTCCAATCCCCCAGCCTCACCATTGCAAG ACAACCTGGTTATCGCTCTGCACAGCTATGAGCCCTCTCACGATGGAGACCTGGGCTTCGAGAAGGGTGAACAGCTCCGTATCCTGGAGCA GAGCGGCGAGTGGTGGAAGGCGCAGTCCCTGACCACGGGCCAGGAAGGTTTCATCCCCTTCAACTTCGTGGCCAAAGCGAACAGCCTGGAGCCCGAACC CTGGTTCTTCAAGAACCTGAGCCGCAAGGACGCGGAACGGCAGCTCCTGGCGCCCGGGAACACGCACGGCTCCTTCCTGATCCGGGAGAGCGAGAGCACCGCGG GATCGTTTTCACTGTCCGTGCGGGACTTCGACCAGAACCAGGGAGAGGTGGTGAAACATTACAAGATCCGTAACCTGGACAAAGGCGGCTTCTACATCTCCCCCCGCATCACTTTTCCTGGCCTGCACGAGCTGGTCCGCCATTACACCA ATGCTTCGGACGGGCTGTGCACGCGGTTGAGTCGCCCCTGCCAGACCCAGAAGCCCCAGAAGCCTTGGTGGGAGGACGAGTGGGAGGTTCCCAGGGAGACGCTGAAGCTGGTGGAGCGGCTGGGGGCTGGCCAGTTCGGGGAGGTGTGGATGG gaTACTACAACGGGCACACAAAGGTGGCAGTgaagagcctgaagcagggcagCATGTCCCCCGACGCCTTCCTGGCCGAGGCCAACCTCATGAAGCAGCTACAACACCAGAGGCTGGTCCGGCTCTACGCGGTggtcacccaggagcccatcTACATCATCACGGAATACATGGAGAATG GGAGCCTGGTAGATTTCCTCAAGACCCCTCCAGGCATCAAGTTGACCATCAACAAACTCTTGGACATGGCAGCCCAA ATTGCAGAGGGCATGGCATTCATTGAAGAACGGAATTACATCCACCGTGACCTGAGGGCTGCCAACATCCTGGTGTCGGACACCCTGAGCTGCAAGATTGCAGACTTTGGCCTAGCACGCCTCATTGAGGACAATGAGTACACAGCCAGGGAGG ggGCCAAGTTTCCCATTAAGTGGACAGCACCAGAAGCCATTAACTACGGGACATTCACCATCAAGTCGGACGTGTGGTCTTTTGGGATCCTACTGACGGAGATTGTCACCCATGGCCGCATCCCTTACCCAG GGATGACCAATCCTGAGGTGATTCAGAACCTGGAGCGAGGCTACCGCATGGTGCGACCTGACAACTGCCCAGAGGAGCTATACCACCTCATGATGCTGTGCTGGAAGGAGCGGCCAGAGGAACGGCCCACCTTTGACTACCTGCGCAGCGTGCTGGAGGACTTCTTCACGGCCACAGAGGGCCAGTACCAGCCCCAGCCCTGA